The following coding sequences are from one Hydra vulgaris chromosome 04, alternate assembly HydraT2T_AEP window:
- the LOC136079718 gene encoding uncharacterized protein LOC136079718, producing the protein MAMQRVGRGRPIAPTTIVDEDEILAEPRVLQKNWCLKELGYSIKQPLSALKWLAKRGLIKNSMYCDTCQRQFGLNANQNATDDYQWYCKGCKQRRNVREGSLFSQTKLILQKLICYIYGWSRNMLQSDIQHKAFMNDASHTLGDSRNFCRDVCEIYLETNPTMIGGINAVGAPIVVEIDESKFFYRKYHCGQWRPGHWVYGGIERESCKCYLVKVPNRNAQTLKNLIEKFILPGSHIVSYGWASYAGLDNLQDGIYSHSVVVHERNFVNPLDSDVHTQNVENLWMRVKRKLRQQFGTRENLFTSHLHEFIWRQTFKEFPIFSAFLSCVSRQYPL; encoded by the coding sequence atgGCTATGCAACGTGTTGGTCGTGGGAGACCAATTGCTCCAACAACTATTGTTGATGAAGATGAAATCCTGGCTGAACCACGtgtgttgcaaaaaaattggtGTTTAAAGGAGCTTGGTTACTCTATTAAACAACCATTATCTGCTTTAAAGTGGCTAGCAAAGCGCGGattgataaaaaatagtatGTATTGTGATACGTGCCAACGTCAGTTTGGATTAAATGCAAATCAAAATGCCACAGATGATTACCAGTGGTATTGCAAAGGTTGCAAACAGCGGCGAAATGTAAGAGAGGGATCCTTATTCAGTCAAACTAAGTTGATACttcaaaagttaatttgttatatttatggGTGGAGTCGGAATATGTTACAGAGCGATATACAACATAAAGCCTTTATGAATGACGCTAGCCATACATTAGGTGATTCGAGAAACTTTTGCCGAGATGTCTGTGAAATTTACCTGGAAACAAATCCAACAATGATAGGGGGTATTAACGCTGTTGGGGCACCAATTGTAGTCGAAATTGACGAATCTAAATTCTTTTACCGTAAATATCATTGTGGGCAGTGGCGCCCAGGTCATTGGGTATATGGTGGAATCGAAAGAGAGTCATGCAAGTGCTACTTAGTTAAAGTTCCCAATCGGAATGCACAAACTCTTAAAAACCttatagaaaagtttattttgccaGGAAGTCATATCGTTTCCTATGGCTGGGCTTCTTATGCTGGTTTAGATAACCTCCAAGATGGTATATATTCTCATTCAGTTGTCGTGCATGAACGCAATTTTGTTAATCCCCTTGATAGCGATGTTCATACACAAAACGTCGAAAACCTTTGGATGCGTGTCAAACGTAAACTTCGACAACAGTTTGGTACGCGTGAAAACTTGTTTACATCACATCTGCATGAATTTATCTGGCGTCAAACATTTAAAGAGTTTCCAATATTTTCGGCATTTTTATCTTGTGTGTCTCGTCAGTATCCTCTgtag